The Duganella sp. BuS-21 sequence ACCTGCAGCAGCGCCTGTCCGGCCAGGCCAGCCAGGGCGACGTCTGCTTCCTGCGGCGCGACGGCAGCAGCGTCTGGTGCCTGCTGTCGACCACCGTGCTGAACGCCGACTCCGGCCACTACGCCGGCATGCTGGCCATGCTGACCGACATCACCGCGCGCCGCCAGGCCGAAGGCGCGCTGCGCGATTCCAGCCAGCGTCTGGCGTCGATCTTCAACACCGTCACCAACGGCCTGGTGATGGTCGACGGCCACGGCCTGGTCCTCGAACGCAACGCCGCCGCCGCCCGCATGCTGGCCCACAGCGCAGAGCTGAACGCCGGCGGCCTGTGGGCCGGTGTGCGCGAGAACGGCACGCCGTTCGATACCGCCAGCCATCCGGTGCGCCTGGCGCTGGTGACCGGCATGTCGGTGCGCGACGTGGTGATGGGCCTGACGCACCCGGACGGCACGCGCTGCTGGTTGTCGGTGAACGCCGAACCGATCTTCGACGACGGCGGCGCGGTGCACCTGGTGGTGGCCAGCCTGACCGAGATCACCGACCGCAAGCGCGGCGAGGACGCGCTGCGCGAACTCAATGAACACCTGGAGGAACGGGTCGAGATCCGCACCCGCGAACTCGATCACGCGCGCCTGGTGGCGGAGGAGGCCAGCCAGACCAAGGGCCAGTTCCTGGCCAATATGAGCCACGAGATCCGCACGCCGATGAACGGCGTGATCGGCATGGCCTACCTGGCGCTGAAGACCGAACTCGATCCGCGCCAGCGCGACTACCTGGAAAAGATCCGCTTCGCCGGCGAGCACCTGCTGGGCATCATCGACGACATCCTCGATATCTCCAAGATCGAGGCCGGCAAGCTGGAGATCGAACAGGTCGACTTCGCGCTCGAGCACGTGATCCAGACCCTCAACACGGTGGTGGCGCCGAAGGCCGCCAGCCGCGAACTGGAACTGGTGTACGACCTCGATCCCGGCCTGCCGAAGGTGCTGCGCGGCGATCCGCTGCGGCTCGGCCAGGTGCTGATCAACTACGCCAACAACGCCATCAAGTTCAGCGAAAAAGGCCGCATCGACGTGCGCGTGCGCCAGGTGGTGGGCGACGCCGCCGGCTGCCTGCTGCGCTTCGAGGTCAGCGACTGCGGCATCGGCCTGTCGGAGGCAGAAATCGAAAAACTGTTCCAGCAATTCCAGCAGGCCGACACCTCCACCACGCGCGAATACGGCGGCACCGGCCTCGGCCTGGCCATCTGCAAGCAGCTGGCGCAGTTGATGGGCGGCGACGTCGGCGTGCGCAGCCGGCCCGGCCAGGGCAGCACCTTCTGGTTCACCGCGCGCCTCGGCATCTCCAGCGCCACCGTGCCGGCCCTGATCGACCGCGTCAAGGACGCCGCCGCCGCGCTGCTGGCCTCCTCGCGCAGCGCGGCCGTGATGGCGGCGCTGAAGAACGCCCGCATCCTGCTGGTGGAGGACAATACCTTCAACCAGCAGATCGCGCTCGAAATGCTGGAGGACGTCGGCTCCTCGGTGTGCCTGGCGGCCAACGGCATGGAGGCGCTGGAGCTGCTGCGCCAGACCGCCTTCGACTGCGTGCTGATGGATGTGCAGATGCCGCTGATGGACGGCCTCGAGGCCACCCGCCGCATCCGCGCCGATCCGCGCCTGGCCGCCATGCGGGTGCTGGCCATGACCGCCACCGCCACCAGCGAGGACCGGGTGCGCTGCATCGAGGCCGGCATGGACGACTTCATCTCCAAACCGATCCAGCCGGCGCTGATGTACCAGACCATCGCCAACTGGCTGCCGGCGCGCATCGACGGCGATGGCGACGGCGACGATGGCCGCAACCAGGGCGCGCGCAGCGGCGAGGCGATGGCGCGCGCGCAGCGCACCGCCTTCAAGACCACGCTGGGCGGCGACCCGGCCGTGATCGATTTATCGATACTGGCCAAGCTGTTGGGCTATCATCCCCATAAGGTGCGCAAATTCGCCTTCAAGTTTTTGCAAAATACGCAAGATGGCCTGAACCAGATGGAAACGGCGCTGCAGCGCGGCGACCTGGCGACCCTGCGCGAGCTGGGCCACCGCCTGAAGTCGCCGGCGCGCACGGTCGGGGCGCTGGGCATGGGCGAGCTGCTGCTGGAGCTGGAACAGTTGCCGCTCACCGAGAGCGACGCCGGCAACCGCCAGCACGCCGGCGCGGTACTGCGAAAACTCTGGGCGCTGCTGGAACGCATCACCGAACAAATCATGACCAATACCACTTTCGCCGACGACAACTGACATGCGCATACTGCTGCTCGATGACGACGCCTTCATGCTGGAACTGTTGGCCGACATGATCGCCGGACTGGGCGAGCACACCGTGCTGCGCGAAACCGACGGCCGCCGTGCGCTGATCGAACTGCGCCTGCGCCCGCCGCAACTGGTGATCTGCGACCTGTCGATGCCGGTGATGGACGGCATCGACTTCCTGCGCCTGGCCGCCGCCCAGCAATACCGCGGCGACGTGGTGCTGCTGTCGGGCGTGGACCGCGCGGTGCTGAAGACCGCCGCCCGCCTGGCCGAGGCCCAGGGCCTGGCCATCCTCGACGCCTGCGCCAAGCCGATGAGCATCGAGGCCCTGGCCACGGTGCTGCAGCGCGCCGCCGCCCGCAGCGCGCTGCCGGCGGCGGCGGCCTCGCCATCGGCGGTCCTTCCCGACAATCTTGGTAAATAGTTTAGCCGCTTGCGACAAAGCGCCGCACATTTCTAAAAAATGGGTTATTATTTACGCCATCCCTCGCCTGCCGACCTGACTGCCATCCCCCCCGAGACATTGAAATCGTGCAAATGGCCACCACTTGCTGCCTATGGCAGCGTTTGAGGCACGTCCCCAGGCGTTATTACTGACACTGACCTCATTTGAGGAAACTATGAGCGAAAATATCAAACACATTACCGATTCTTCCTTCGACGCTGACGTGCTGAAATCCGACCGCCCTGTGCTGGTCGACTTCTGGGCCGAGTGGTGCGGTCCATGCAAGAGCATCGCCCCGATCCTGGAAGAAGTGGCCAAGGAATACGAAGGCAAGATCACGATCGCCAAGATGGACGTGGACGCGAACCAGGCCGTACCGGCCAAGTTCGGCATCCGTGGCATTCCGACCCTGATCCTGTTCAAGAACGGCGTCGCCGCCGCGCAAAAGGTTGGCGCCATGGCAAAAGGCCAGCTGACCTCTTTCATCGACAGCAATATCTAAGATAAGATATCGCTACGTTGTACCAGCGGCGCCGCGCTCGCGACGCCGCTGAATAATACGAGACAACCCACGTAGTCCCCTCCCCTACCTTTACTTTCCCGTCACGGGATACTCACACAATATGCATCTATCTGAACTAAAGGCCTTACACGTCTCGGCATTGCTGGAGATGGCCATCGGTCTCGATATCGACAACGCTGCGCGCTTGCGCAAGCAGGAGTTGATGTTCGCGATCCTGAAAAAACGCGCCAAATCGGGCGAACAGATCTTCGGCGACGGCGCCCTGGAAGTGCTGCCGGACGGCTTCGGCTTCCTGCGCTCGCCGGACGCCAGCTACATGGCCTCGACCGACGACATCTACATCTCGCCGTCGCAGATCCGCCGCTTCAACCTGCACACCGGCGACTCGATCGAGGGCGAAGTGCGCACCCCGAAAGACGGCGAACGCTATTTCGCGCTGGTCAAGGTCGACAAGGTCAACGGCGAATCGCCGGAAGCCTCGAAGCACCGCATATTGTTTGAGAACCTGACGCCGCTGCACCCGAACCAGCCGCTGCGCCTGGAACGCGACATCAACGGCAGTGAAAACATCACCGGCCGTATCATCGACCTGATCGCGCCGATCGGCAAAGGCCAGCGCGGCCTGCTGGTGGCGTCGCCGAAATCCGGCAAGTCGGTGATCCTGCAGCATATCGCCCACGCGATCACCGCCAACCATCCTGATTGCACCCTGATCGTGCTGCTGATCGACGAACGCCCGGAAGAAGTCACCGAGATGCAACGTTCGGTACGCGGCGAAGTGGTTGCTTCGACCTTCGACGAACCGGCCACCCGCCACGTGCAGGTCGCCGAGATGGTGATGGAAAAAGCCAAGCGCCTGGTGGAAATGAAGAAAGACGTGATCATCCTGCTCGATTCGATCACCCGCCTGGCGCGCGCCTACAACACCGTGATCCCTGCCTCCGGCAAGGTGCTGACCGGTGGTGTCGACGCCAATGCGCTGCAACGTCCGAAGCGCTTCTTCGGCGCCGCCCGCAACATCGAGGAAGGCGGCTCGCTGACCATCATCGCCACCGCGCTGATCGAAACCGGTTCGCGCATGGATGACGTCATCTTTGAAGAATTCAAGGGTACCGGCAATATGGAGGTGCACCTGGAGCGCCGCCTGGCCGAGAAACGCGTCTACCCGGCGATCAACCTGAATAAATCGGGCACCCGCCGCGAAGAACTGCTGATCAAGCCGGATCAACTGCAGAAAATCTGGATCCTGCGCAAACTGCTGTACTCGATGGACGAGATCGAGGCGATGGAGTTCATCCTCGACAAGATGCGCGCGACGAAGAACAACAACGAGTTCTTCGACATGATGCGGCGCGGCGGCTAAAGCCGCATGCCTCTGAGGAGCTTGGCCCTGCAGGGCCAAGCCGCTCCGCAGGCGCGCGGCGGTGCCGCACGAATTCCCTGCGCCGCCGGCGCGGCGGCTAAAGCCGTCGTCGTCGTACCCGCGCAGGCGGGTACCCATGCTGACCATGGATTCCCGCTTGCGCTGGAATGACGAAGTGTACAAACAGGCAACTTCGGTTGCCTGTTTGCGTTTAGCCCGGTATAATCCCCGATCGCATTATTTAACCAGGCAAGTGATCAGCAATCGGGTCAAGAAGCAGGAACGACCGACGAAGTGCTGTTTGGCTACCAAACCATAGAGGCTACAAATGAAAGCAGAAATCCATCCAGATTACCGCGAAGTGGTGTTCCACGACCTGTCGTGCGACTTCAAATTCGTTACCCGTTCGACCATCAACACCCGCGAAAAAATCGAATTCAACGGCAAAGAGTACCCGCTGATCAAGATCGAGGTGTCGGCTGAATCGCACCCGTTCTACACCGGCAAGCACAAAATCGTCGACACCGCTGGCCGCGTTGAGAAATTCCGCCAGAAGTTCGGTACCGTCGGTTCGAAAACCGCCGTCGCAGCAGGCTAATTTCAGCCGCTTCGCGCAAAAAGCAGCCTTGGGCTGCTTTTTTTGTTGGCCGCAGCATTTTCCTGCATACTCCGGTTCTACTCATAAAAACACACTGATCGATGAAGCCAGTCCGTCTTCCCGCCGCCGCTACCCTGGCCTTGCCGCGCTGGGCGCTGTTCGCCCTCGGCCTGTTGTACATCCTGCCCGGCCTGATCGGCCGCGAGCCGTGGAAGAACGACGACGCCGCCAGCTTCGGCATCATGTGGACCATGGCGCACGGCAGCTGGCAGGACTGGCTGTGGCCGAATATCGCCGGCCTGTCGTGGCCGGACGAAGGCCCGCTGGCGTTCTGGCTGGGCGCGGCCGGCATCAAGCTGTTCGGCTGGCTGCTGGGCGACGTCATGGCCGCCCGCGTGGGCACCATCGTCATCTTCCTGAGCGGCGTGCTGTCGCTGTGGTACGCCACCTTCCACCTGGGCCGGCGCCAGGATGCGCAACCGCTGCGCCTGGCCTTCGGCGGCCAGCCCGAGCCGGACGACTTCGGCCGCACCCTGGCCGACGCCGCCGTCCTGATCTACCTCGGCTGCCTCGGCCTGCTGCTGCACAGCCACGAAACCACGCCCGAAGCGCTGCTGGTGTCGATGACCGCCTTCCTGCTGTACCGCACCGTGCGCTACGTGGAAAAACCGTCGCTGCGCAACGCCGCCCTGAGCGGCCTGGCGGTCGGCTTGCTGACCCTGACGCGCGGCTGGATCACGCCGGTATGCCTGATGCTGGCCCTGTTCGCCTGCACCCGTTTCCTGGCCCAGCCGGCCATCCGCGCCATGCGCGACCTCGGCGCCACGATCGCCGTCGGCGGCCTGGTCGCCGCGCTGTGGCTGCTCCCGGCCCAGTTGCTGGAGCCCTACCACCAGCAGCCGCTGAACGCCTGGCTGGGCTGGAACTGGCTGCAACTGTCCTTGCCGGACTGGGCCGGCGTAAAGTTCTTCTTCCGCGTCGGCCTGTGGTTCTTCTGGCCGGCCTGGCCGTTCGCCGCCTGGGCGGTATGGGCCTGGCGCCGCCAGCGCGGCGTGCTGCACATCGTGGTGCCGCTGGCCTTCGTGGGCGTGGGCGTGCTGCTGACGCTGTGCCATCCGCAGCCCGATCAGGCCAACCTGCTGGTGTTGCTGCCGCCGCTGGCGGTGATGGCCGCCTTCGGCCTGCTGACCGTCAAGCGCGGCGCCATCAACGCCATCGACTGGTTCTCGGTGATGGCGTTGACCTTGTGCGCGGCCGTGATCTGGATTTTCTGGGTGGCCAAGCTGACCGGCGTGCCGGCGCGCGCCGCCAAGAACGCGCTCAAACTGGTGCCCGGCTTTACGCCGGAACTGGGCTGGATCGCCTTCTTCGTGGCGCTGGCGGCCACGCTGGGCTGGTTTGCGCTGGTGTACTGGCGCGTGTCGCGCCGGCCGGCCGTGCTGTGGCGCGCGGTGGTGCTGTCCTCCGGCGGCCTGATCCTGATCTGGATTTTGCTGATGACCCTGTTCCTGCCCGACGTCAACTACAGCAAGAGCTACGCCGGCGTCGCGCGCCAGATCGCCGACAAGCTGCCGCCGAAGTCCGGTTGCATCGAAACCAACGTCGGCCCGGCCCAGCGCGCCTCGTTCGCCTACTACGCGCAATTGCCGTTCACCGGCGTCGAAGGCGGCCGCTGCGACCTGTTGCTGTTGCAAGATAGCATCAAGGTGCGCGACAACCGCGAGATCCTGGCACAGCACCGTGGCAAGCAGTGGGTGCTGCTGTGGGAAGGCCGCCGCCCGGCCGACCGCACCGAACGCTTCCGCCTGTTCCGCCGCGCCGACTAAGGTTGTAGGGGCGCAGATACAAAGCCGTGTTGCCGCCCGGATCGCATTGCTGCTATGCTTTTCTCAAGAAAGCGGCCAGCCCATGCGATTTATCATCAAGACAATATTTCTGCTGGCGACTTGTACCGGCGTGGCTGCGGCCGCGCCGCTACTCATCACCACCGAGCACTCGCCGCCATCGAGCATGCGCGGCGCCGATGGCGTCGTCACCGGCCGCGCCACCGACAAGATCCGCGAACTGATGGCGCGCACCGGCACCGACTACAAGATCGAACTGCTGCCGTGGAAGCGCGCCTTCCTGATGGCGCAGACCCAGGCGCAGACCTGCGTGTATTCGACCTCGCGCACGCCGGATCGCGAAGGGATGTTCAAATGGGTGGGGCCGACCGACGAGGCCGAATGGCAGTTCTGGGGCCGCGCCGACCACAGCTTCCCGCTCAACAATATGGACGACGCGCGCAAGCTGCGCATCGGCACTTACATCGGCGACGCCCGCGACGAATACCTGCGCAGTCGGGGTTTCAATGTCGACGCCGTCAACAACGACCTGGTCAATCCGCAAAAGCTGCTGCTCAACCGCATCGACCTGTGGGCCGTGGGCATCCGCAACGGCGCGCCGCTGCCGTTCAATCCGGAATGGTCGGACAAGGTGGTGCCGCTGATGGTATTCAACCGCGTCAAGGTCTACCTGGCCTGCAACCACGCCGTGCCGGAAGAACTGATCGAAAAACTCAACGCCGCGTTGGCGGAGATGCGGCGCGACGGCACGTTCGCGCGGATCGACCGCAAATACGATCAGCCGGCCAGGTAGGCCGGCGCGCTGCGGCCGCGCTCAACGGGTGGCCACCACGCTGGTGCCGGCCGGCAGTTGGGCACTCATCGGCAAGCGTTCATAGTTGTCGATCGTCAGTTCGGCGCCGTTGTCGGTGAAGCTGATGCGGGTGCCGGCCTGGGTCACGAATTCGCCGGGCGACACCGGGAAAATCTCCACCCGCTTCTCGCCGCGCACTTCCGCGTAGTAATGCGCCACCTTCTGGCTGAACTTCAGCTTGTCGCCATTGCTCAGCGCGTAGGAATACAGGTAGTCCGAAAACTCCTGCGGCTTGAACTTGAAGTCCGACACGCCCGGTGCGGTGATCTTGACGCTATCGTTATCGGGCGGCGCGGCATGGGCCAGGGCGGTGATCGACAATGCGGCGGCGACGGCCATGCTCAACAGGG is a genomic window containing:
- a CDS encoding type B 50S ribosomal protein L31 — protein: MKAEIHPDYREVVFHDLSCDFKFVTRSTINTREKIEFNGKEYPLIKIEVSAESHPFYTGKHKIVDTAGRVEKFRQKFGTVGSKTAVAAG
- the trxA gene encoding thioredoxin TrxA is translated as MSENIKHITDSSFDADVLKSDRPVLVDFWAEWCGPCKSIAPILEEVAKEYEGKITIAKMDVDANQAVPAKFGIRGIPTLILFKNGVAAAQKVGAMAKGQLTSFIDSNI
- a CDS encoding response regulator, yielding MRILLLDDDAFMLELLADMIAGLGEHTVLRETDGRRALIELRLRPPQLVICDLSMPVMDGIDFLRLAAAQQYRGDVVLLSGVDRAVLKTAARLAEAQGLAILDACAKPMSIEALATVLQRAAARSALPAAAASPSAVLPDNLGK
- a CDS encoding glycosyltransferase family 39 protein, with the protein product MKPVRLPAAATLALPRWALFALGLLYILPGLIGREPWKNDDAASFGIMWTMAHGSWQDWLWPNIAGLSWPDEGPLAFWLGAAGIKLFGWLLGDVMAARVGTIVIFLSGVLSLWYATFHLGRRQDAQPLRLAFGGQPEPDDFGRTLADAAVLIYLGCLGLLLHSHETTPEALLVSMTAFLLYRTVRYVEKPSLRNAALSGLAVGLLTLTRGWITPVCLMLALFACTRFLAQPAIRAMRDLGATIAVGGLVAALWLLPAQLLEPYHQQPLNAWLGWNWLQLSLPDWAGVKFFFRVGLWFFWPAWPFAAWAVWAWRRQRGVLHIVVPLAFVGVGVLLTLCHPQPDQANLLVLLPPLAVMAAFGLLTVKRGAINAIDWFSVMALTLCAAVIWIFWVAKLTGVPARAAKNALKLVPGFTPELGWIAFFVALAATLGWFALVYWRVSRRPAVLWRAVVLSSGGLILIWILLMTLFLPDVNYSKSYAGVARQIADKLPPKSGCIETNVGPAQRASFAYYAQLPFTGVEGGRCDLLLLQDSIKVRDNREILAQHRGKQWVLLWEGRRPADRTERFRLFRRAD
- a CDS encoding PAS domain S-box protein yields the protein MFDCRSRLRQIAWQGWSQRLALCLCALAVAPAGAAEKVAIQLKWLHQFQFAGYYAAQDQGYYRDAGLDVTLLEARPGADPLQTVMQGQAQYGVGNTTLLLARNIGQPVVVLASIFQHSGANLLRRLEADGKPRPWPGSRLMIAPNNEELTVFLKQQGVRLDSLLMVPHGYNFDDLAERRIDAMSVYLTEAPYLLDRLNLSYELLSPRSHGLDFYGDVLYTTESELREHPARAQALRDATLRGWVYAMQHPGEIADLIRARYPERHSREHLMFEAQRLAPLLEQPLIELGYSNPERWRSIASAYIAQGMLPPSFNLDGFLYQPPQGNPLLRYGGMLAGALLLLVSTAGAWRLRVQGNALRAVRAELGAVERAASLALEGADEGSWEWRLDTGALKLSPRYCALLGYGADEFQPTLEQWLDHVHPDDRPRLEREIQAYLTSSGDSAGRIRSEHRMRARGGGWTWVVARGMIVERDADGLPLRAAGTLVESGERAAAEERRMWALVDATPGALLVADKAGRVRHANPACARSFGYEGDMAGRSLEQLAPEAMRSNGRARELFSRPNLPGRVLCAMRADGSSFPAMAHMSPLALGGQELVIVALRDMTQRQRAEEALHASSERYRQIVQTAAEGIWMTNADDHTTFVNPTLAHMLDYDVEQMLGRAMTDFMDDGGRALLKQHLQQRLSGQASQGDVCFLRRDGSSVWCLLSTTVLNADSGHYAGMLAMLTDITARRQAEGALRDSSQRLASIFNTVTNGLVMVDGHGLVLERNAAAARMLAHSAELNAGGLWAGVRENGTPFDTASHPVRLALVTGMSVRDVVMGLTHPDGTRCWLSVNAEPIFDDGGAVHLVVASLTEITDRKRGEDALRELNEHLEERVEIRTRELDHARLVAEEASQTKGQFLANMSHEIRTPMNGVIGMAYLALKTELDPRQRDYLEKIRFAGEHLLGIIDDILDISKIEAGKLEIEQVDFALEHVIQTLNTVVAPKAASRELELVYDLDPGLPKVLRGDPLRLGQVLINYANNAIKFSEKGRIDVRVRQVVGDAAGCLLRFEVSDCGIGLSEAEIEKLFQQFQQADTSTTREYGGTGLGLAICKQLAQLMGGDVGVRSRPGQGSTFWFTARLGISSATVPALIDRVKDAAAALLASSRSAAVMAALKNARILLVEDNTFNQQIALEMLEDVGSSVCLAANGMEALELLRQTAFDCVLMDVQMPLMDGLEATRRIRADPRLAAMRVLAMTATATSEDRVRCIEAGMDDFISKPIQPALMYQTIANWLPARIDGDGDGDDGRNQGARSGEAMARAQRTAFKTTLGGDPAVIDLSILAKLLGYHPHKVRKFAFKFLQNTQDGLNQMETALQRGDLATLRELGHRLKSPARTVGALGMGELLLELEQLPLTESDAGNRQHAGAVLRKLWALLERITEQIMTNTTFADDN
- the rho gene encoding transcription termination factor Rho, whose translation is MHLSELKALHVSALLEMAIGLDIDNAARLRKQELMFAILKKRAKSGEQIFGDGALEVLPDGFGFLRSPDASYMASTDDIYISPSQIRRFNLHTGDSIEGEVRTPKDGERYFALVKVDKVNGESPEASKHRILFENLTPLHPNQPLRLERDINGSENITGRIIDLIAPIGKGQRGLLVASPKSGKSVILQHIAHAITANHPDCTLIVLLIDERPEEVTEMQRSVRGEVVASTFDEPATRHVQVAEMVMEKAKRLVEMKKDVIILLDSITRLARAYNTVIPASGKVLTGGVDANALQRPKRFFGAARNIEEGGSLTIIATALIETGSRMDDVIFEEFKGTGNMEVHLERRLAEKRVYPAINLNKSGTRREELLIKPDQLQKIWILRKLLYSMDEIEAMEFILDKMRATKNNNEFFDMMRRGG
- a CDS encoding gel scht is translated as MKTTLLSMAVAAALSITALAHAAPPDNDSVKITAPGVSDFKFKPQEFSDYLYSYALSNGDKLKFSQKVAHYYAEVRGEKRVEIFPVSPGEFVTQAGTRISFTDNGAELTIDNYERLPMSAQLPAGTSVVATR
- a CDS encoding transporter substrate-binding domain-containing protein produces the protein MRFIIKTIFLLATCTGVAAAAPLLITTEHSPPSSMRGADGVVTGRATDKIRELMARTGTDYKIELLPWKRAFLMAQTQAQTCVYSTSRTPDREGMFKWVGPTDEAEWQFWGRADHSFPLNNMDDARKLRIGTYIGDARDEYLRSRGFNVDAVNNDLVNPQKLLLNRIDLWAVGIRNGAPLPFNPEWSDKVVPLMVFNRVKVYLACNHAVPEELIEKLNAALAEMRRDGTFARIDRKYDQPAR